A genomic window from Chlorobium phaeobacteroides DSM 266 includes:
- a CDS encoding Wadjet anti-phage system protein JetD domain-containing protein produces MNWTTPAELKAQVQKLWDRGLILSALTNGEELFPRRLTLKGPDSRELSNSFAEVRDWIMRLSGAAKQYRIVWRTVNHRILGANELPAEIWIDSLDDALGLIGKQREARQFAAMVTLTRDWQPALLPWLAKRPLRALELAEEWSHILEIVAWRLKHPHPDIYLRQIDLSGVHSKFIEGHRGVLGELFDLLLPPEEIDATVTGAGGFSLRYGFRDKPLRVRFRILDPKLALLPTNTDQDITLTQATFARLEIPVTKIFITENEINFLAFPEVPEAMVIFGAGYGFENMASVEWMRDRVIHYWGDIDTHGMAILNQLRRFFPQAASLLMDHETLMEHQPLWGAEPSPETGTLTRLTAQEGALYDQLRRNELGSRIRLEQEKIGFEWLVEALKKL; encoded by the coding sequence ATGAACTGGACAACCCCTGCCGAACTCAAGGCCCAGGTTCAGAAACTCTGGGATCGGGGCCTCATCCTCTCCGCTCTGACCAACGGCGAAGAACTTTTCCCCCGTCGCCTGACGCTGAAAGGGCCCGACTCCAGAGAGTTAAGCAACTCTTTTGCCGAAGTACGCGACTGGATTATGCGACTTTCCGGTGCTGCCAAACAGTACCGGATTGTATGGCGCACGGTCAATCACCGCATTCTGGGAGCCAATGAACTTCCGGCGGAAATCTGGATCGATTCACTCGACGACGCCCTCGGGCTTATTGGCAAACAGCGAGAAGCCCGGCAATTTGCCGCCATGGTCACGCTCACCCGCGACTGGCAACCCGCACTTCTACCCTGGCTCGCAAAACGCCCCCTGCGAGCCCTCGAACTGGCCGAAGAGTGGTCGCATATTCTCGAAATTGTCGCCTGGCGTCTCAAACATCCCCACCCGGATATCTACCTGCGCCAGATCGACCTGTCCGGCGTGCACAGCAAGTTCATCGAAGGGCACCGGGGCGTACTTGGGGAGCTCTTCGACCTCCTCCTTCCACCGGAGGAGATTGACGCAACGGTTACAGGAGCCGGAGGGTTCTCTCTCCGTTACGGCTTTAGGGACAAACCCCTCCGGGTGCGATTCCGAATCCTCGACCCGAAACTGGCGCTTCTCCCGACGAATACCGATCAGGATATCACCCTGACGCAGGCAACGTTTGCCCGACTTGAAATCCCCGTTACAAAAATCTTCATCACCGAAAACGAAATCAATTTCCTGGCCTTCCCTGAGGTTCCCGAGGCAATGGTGATTTTCGGAGCAGGGTATGGTTTTGAGAACATGGCTTCAGTCGAGTGGATGCGTGACCGTGTTATCCACTACTGGGGAGACATCGATACCCACGGTATGGCAATCCTCAACCAGTTACGGAGATTCTTTCCGCAGGCCGCCTCTCTTCTGATGGACCATGAGACGCTGATGGAGCACCAACCGCTTTGGGGCGCTGAACCATCTCCCGAAACCGGTACGCTCACGCGCCTGACCGCTCAAGAGGGTGCGCTTTATGATCAGTTACGACGAAATGAACTGGGCAGTCGAATTCGGCTGGAGCAGGAGAAGATCGGGTTTGAGTGGCTGGTTGAGGCGTTAAAAAAGCTCTAA